A genomic stretch from Falco cherrug isolate bFalChe1 chromosome 3, bFalChe1.pri, whole genome shotgun sequence includes:
- the LOC102056461 gene encoding LOW QUALITY PROTEIN: Y+L amino acid transporter 2-like (The sequence of the model RefSeq protein was modified relative to this genomic sequence to represent the inferred CDS: inserted 1 base in 1 codon; substituted 1 base at 1 genomic stop codon): MMKFDSVLFLERGLVSGKTVLKYALSDVKHTVLLSCMFFFSAGSLTFINCVKMXRGALVHHVFTYAKVMALILVISVGLYKIGKGETENLGAPFKGSATNPKMITLALCSAAFSHAGRDMLNYVTEQMQDPKRNIAISMSVVTIIYLLTNIAYRVVXDLSSLLTTDALALVFGSETLSCANWIIPIAVAMYCCSGLNSSMITAARPFYVGAREGHLPDSLSLVRIKCHTPAPALAFGGLITFLYLLVENVFFLIHYYCFNYWSCVGLSVAGLMYLRYMQPHRPQPLKVNLFFPIYCLCSLFLVIAPLYSNTINSLVIVGITLSGIPAHYLGVCLSVEKLPKHLQRPSGKQCHLVLVSLLNP; the protein is encoded by the exons ATGATGAAATTTGATTCTGTTTTGTTCCTTGAAAGAGGGTTGGTATCTGGAAAGACAGTTTTGAAATATGCTTTAAGTGATGTAAAGCATACAGTGCTCCTCTCatgcatgttctttttttctgcaggttcCTTAACATTTATTAATTGTGTTAAAATGTAGCGGGGAGCCCTTGTACACCATGTTTTCACATATGCAAAAGTTATGGCTCTTATCTTGGTGATATCTGTTGGCCTTTACAAAATTGGTAAAG gagaaacagaaaacctgGGAGCTCCATTCAAGGGCTCTGCAACTAACCCAAAGATGATCACGCTGGCTCTCTGCTCTGCCGCCTTCTCCCATGCGGGACGGGACATGCTCAACTATGTCACTGAGCAGATGCAGGATCCCAAGAG GAATATTGCAATTTCAATGTCTGTTGTGACTATTATTTACTTGTTGACTAATATAGCATACCGTGTAG TGGACTTGTCAAGTCTCCTCACAACTGATGCACTGGCTCTG GTGTTTGGCAGTGAAACCCTTAGTTGTGCTAACTGGATAATTCCTATAGCAGTGGCCATGTATTGCTGTAGTGGCTTAAACTCATCAATGATTACAGCAGCAAG gcctTTTTATGTTGGAGCTAGGGAAGGACACCTTCCTGACAGTCTGAGCTTGGTTCGTATAAAGTGCCACACACCAGCCCCTGCTCTCGCCTTCGGT GGCTTAATAACTTTTCTTTATCTCCttgtggaaaatgttttcttcctcattcaTTACTACTGCTTCAACTACTGGAGCTGTGTGGGTCTGTCTGTTGCAGGACTAATGTATTTGAGATATATGCAGCCACATAGACCACAGCCTCTTAAA GTTAACCTCTTCTTCCCTATATACTGTTTATGTTCCCTTTTCCTAGTGATAGCTCCTCTCTACAGCAACACAATCAATTCCCTTGTTATCGTTGGTATTACCCTTTCAGGCATCCCTGCACATTATTTGGGAGTCTGTCTTTCAGTTGAAAAATTACCTAAACATCTACAGCGGCCCTCTGGTAAGCAATGTCATCTTGTCCTAGTCAGTCTCCTAAATCCTTGA